The Geoalkalibacter subterraneus genome contains the following window.
CGCCCCGACAGGAGGTCATGCCAGCTGCCCTGCATCTCTCCCGGCAGCACAATGCGAGTGTCGCCCCAAATCGCTTCCCCTAAGGGCCAGGTTCCTTCATCGACCAGGCCGGTCATCAGTCGCGGCACAACAGCCACCACCGCATTTGATTCCAGGCATCGGGCATAGGCCAGCAGGTGGCCGGCATATTTCCCTTCGACCTCCAGCGGCAGATAGTCGCCGTCGCTGAACAGATCGGCCTGCTGCTCCCGTGCCTGCAGGCAGCGCCAGGTCAGGTACAGCTTGATGCGCCCGCTCTGCCAGTCGTCTCGCAATTCGGCAAGCAGTCCGGTCAGGTTTTTTTTCGCCGACTTGCGCAATTCCGAGAGGGTTTTGTGGCGTGCCGGGTAGTCGACGGGCCGCCGGTTGTCCGGGTCGACCAGGCTCAGATCCCAGAGTTCACATCCCTGGTAGAAATCGGGAACACCGGGAGAGCTCGCCTTGAGCAGCAGCTGGGAGAGCCCGTTGAGCATGCCGAAGAAGGCGATCTTTTCCTGAAAGGGTGCGAAGTCCTCGATAAAGGAATGCTGCTCCTGAAACAAGGCGTCGATGAACTCTAGATAGGCATCTTCGTATGCGCTGTCCGGCTTAAGCCATCCGGTGTGCACTTTGGCCTCGCGTACCGCCTTGATGGCGTAGTCGCGGATGCGCTGCGGATAGTCTTCCATCTCTTGAGGGTGCAGAGGCCAGGAACCGAGCAGAGTCTGATAAAGAAAGTACTCGTCGTTTTTGTCGGGCACCATGCGGCGCCGCACCCGTTTTTTGAGTGGCGCGTTGAGACGGTACCAACTGCGCAGGTGACGCTCCCACTCCTGTGGCAGTTCGGACAACACTGCGATGCGCACCCGCGTGTCTTCGCCGCGTTTAGTGTCGTGGGTGGCAGTGGCGTTCATGGTGTGCGGCCACAGACGGGCGCGCTTTTGGTTGAGGGCGTGAAAATCGTCCGGTTTGACACCGAAATGCTCCGGCGAACCCCCCACCTCGTTGAGGCAGATGAGCCGATTGTAGACATACAGCAGGGTGTCCTCGATCCCCTTGGCCATGAGCGGCCCGGTGAACTGCTGGAAGCGCATGACGAAATGACGCCAGGCCTGGCGTTCTTCTTCCGACAGGTCGCGATTGATCTCCAGGGGCAGGATGCGGGCGAGAAATTCAAGTTCATTGGCCATGCCGGGGTTGTTGCGCTGAGCCTTGCGCAGTGCTTTGCGCAGATGAGTGCGCCCTTCATCGGCCTGTCGCCGCGGGGTGAGGTAGGTGCGATAGACAGGCATCTCCACCATCACCTCGATCAGTGCCTGGTGCAGGGCGTGTCGGGTCAGGTCGCTGCCGTAACGGTAGCGCGAAGCAAAATTTTTCAGCAGCAGGGTCAGATTGTCGATATCCCCCAGCATGTGCCGCTGGATGATCAGCCTTTTCTTCTCGACAGCCAGATCTTCGCAGCGTCCGCCGGGATTGGCGAAGCGGTGATAGATGGTGTTGAAGCGACGCTCCTGCGAGGCGTCGCACAGCACGCCGAGGGCGCGGTTGAGAAAGTCGTAGCCGCTGGTGCCCTGAGTTTTCCAAGTGCGGGGCAGGTTCTCGCGTTCTTCGAGAATTTTTTCCACCACCACGTAGGCTTCCGGTGCGGCAACGGCGAGGCGCTCCAGGTATTGCAGCGGATCATAGAGCCCGTCGATGTGGTCGATGCGCAGTCCGCTGAAATGCCCCTGGCGCACCAGCTTGAGCACCAGGCCGTGGCAGTGCTCGAAAACATCCTTCTCTTCGATGCGCAGCGAGATCAGGTCGTTGATGCTGAAAAAACGCCGGTAGTTGAGTTCCTCCGAAGCGACTTTCCAGTAGGAGAGACGGAAATACTGCTGTCCCAGCAGCGCATCGAGACGTGAGAAGGATTCGGGCTGATCCGGTGTGCCGTTGAACTGGTCGATGCTCTGGTCGATCTGGGTGCGAACCTGTTCATTTCGCTCGTAAAGCCCCCACAGAGTCTGCTTGATGAAGCGGATCTGATCGTAGCGGTCGCGGCTCGGGCCGTCGGCCAGGGTTTTAAGCAGGTACAAAACCCCCATGTACTGGATATGATCGGGATGATCGGTGCCGAGGCTGCGCCGCAGCGGAGCATGGGTTTGAGTCAGGATTTCGAGATAGCTGTCGATGCGTAGGGGATAGCGCTGATCGAAATAGCTGGCGAAAAAGCCTTCTTCGTCGTAACCCAGCCGGATTTCCCCCCGTTCCAGAGCCTCTCCGTAGAAGCTGCCGAGAAAAGGCGCCAACACACGACCGTGAAGACTCTCCAGGGGATGCTCCCAGTTTATGTCGAAGGTGCGGAAGTAGCGCGAATGAGAGCCGTTCTCCAGCACGTCCACCAGCATGGGGTTCTGCGCATCGAAAGCCATATGGTTGGGCACGATATCCTGCAGCCAGCCCATCCCCTGCCTGCGCACCTCTTCCGCCAGCAGGGTGAAGTCGCCACTGCCGCCGAGCTCCGGATTAAGGGCGTTCATGTCGGTGACGTCATAACCGTGGTCACTGCCGCTGCGCGCGCGGAAGATGGGGGAGGCATAGAGGGTGTCGATCCCCAGTTCCCGCAGGTAGCCAAGGGTTTCGCGGGCATGATTGAAGGTAACTCCCGGCGTAAACTGCATGCGGTAGGTCGCGGTCGGTATGCGCATCAGATCATCCCCACGTTGAGAGAATGTCCCAGCTGCTGGAACTGTTCAAACCACTCGGAAGACGTCGTGTTGCCCCGGTCGTAGGCGTTGCGCAGAGTCGGGCACAGCTGACGGCAGATGGCGTAGTAGGTGTTCTGTGCCTGCCACAGGTCGATGCTGATCGGCAGTTGCTGCAGCAACTCGATGGTTTCATTGATGGTGATGAGAAAGGCGAGATTGGCAGGAGCTTTGGCCAGCTTGCTCATTTGCCGAGCGATTTTTTCTCCAGCCGCAAGCCCCAGGGTGGGGTCGTCGAGCTTGAGAGAAAGCCGTTCCACCTCGTTGATCAGTCCCCGCAGGGTGAGAAGATCCTGTCCGCCGGCGGTCAGCAGCTTTTTCAGGCGGTCGGTCACCACCATCTCTACCGGGGCAGTGAGCGCGCGTGGTGCCGGTACGCCGATGTCGTTGAGAAAGCGCAGCAGGGCAAACTGGTTGTCATAGATCTGCTGATAGGTGCGGTTGAGATCTTCAAGCGGTTTCTGCATGATCTGATTGAGCACCTTGCGCTGCTCGTCTTTGAACAAGTGCCACAGGGTGTAGTTGTGTTGCTCGAAATGGCGATCGATCAAACGGATGACTTCCGGAAGGTCGCTGCGTTCGAAGGCGTCGCGCAGTTCTTTCTGCATTACGGTAAACGATTTTTCGTCCGGATAGGCGCGCACCCCCGCCGAGAGGTTGTGGTCGCCGAAGTGCAGAACTGCGAAGGCGAAATCCCCTTGGTTCAGAGTGATGCGGGAGCGCACCCGCGTACGACCGATCCCCAGTCGCACCCGTCCGGCGTGATAATCGGCGTAGTTCAGGTTGACCGCTTCGTAGCTGTAGACCTGCTGGGGGTTGTGGTTTTCTTCAAATTCGCAGGAGATGGCGTGGTGGGCGGCTACCCGCTCGAGGTCGAGGCGGGTCGTCGACACATGGCGTCGATAGATGTTGGCTGCATGCCGGTACTGCTTGAAGTTGCTGGGAACGCGGGCCAGCTTTTCGAGAAAAGCCGCCTCCAGGTTGGCGCCGCCAGCTTCTTCCGCCAGCTGGATGGCGCGCCCGGCATAGGCCATGATCTGAACCGTTTCGATCCCTGAAACCTCATCGAAGAACCAGCCGCAGCTGGTGAACATGAGCAGGGCGTGCCGCTGCATCTCCAACAGCCGCAGCAGGGTGACTTTTTCCTCCTCGATGGGGTCGCGCTCGCAAAGCTCCGCCAGGAAGCGGTTCACATGATGTTCGGAGCGATCGAGAATAACGTCGATGTAGGCGTCGCGCGCCTCCCAGGGCGTCGCCGTCCAGTGCTTCATCTGCCGTTCGAACTGCGCTGCAAGCTGGTCCCGCAACCAGTTCAGGGCCTCCCGCAGTGGAGCTCGCCATTTCTGGTGGGCGCCGGGGCGTCCGCTGTTGCAGCCGCAATCGGCACGCCAGCGCTCGATGCCATGGGCGCAGCTCCAGGAGGAGTTTTCGTGAATGCGCACCTCCCATTGGGGCGGGTGTTTTTCGAGATATTCGCCGTAGATGGTGAGTTTGACGTTCGGCTCCTTTTCCAGGTTTTTCAGGCAGTAGGCCAGTGCCATATCGCCGTAGCGGTGGTGATGGCCGTAGCTTTCTCCATCGGTGGCGATGTGGGAGAGTGCGGCATCCGGTCCGCCGGCCAGGCCGTCAAGAAGCCTGCGGGAAAAGTTTTCGCCGTCGTTGAGCAGGCCGCC
Protein-coding sequences here:
- the treY gene encoding malto-oligosyltrehalose synthase; the protein is MRIPTATYRMQFTPGVTFNHARETLGYLRELGIDTLYASPIFRARSGSDHGYDVTDMNALNPELGGSGDFTLLAEEVRRQGMGWLQDIVPNHMAFDAQNPMLVDVLENGSHSRYFRTFDINWEHPLESLHGRVLAPFLGSFYGEALERGEIRLGYDEEGFFASYFDQRYPLRIDSYLEILTQTHAPLRRSLGTDHPDHIQYMGVLYLLKTLADGPSRDRYDQIRFIKQTLWGLYERNEQVRTQIDQSIDQFNGTPDQPESFSRLDALLGQQYFRLSYWKVASEELNYRRFFSINDLISLRIEEKDVFEHCHGLVLKLVRQGHFSGLRIDHIDGLYDPLQYLERLAVAAPEAYVVVEKILEERENLPRTWKTQGTSGYDFLNRALGVLCDASQERRFNTIYHRFANPGGRCEDLAVEKKRLIIQRHMLGDIDNLTLLLKNFASRYRYGSDLTRHALHQALIEVMVEMPVYRTYLTPRRQADEGRTHLRKALRKAQRNNPGMANELEFLARILPLEINRDLSEEERQAWRHFVMRFQQFTGPLMAKGIEDTLLYVYNRLICLNEVGGSPEHFGVKPDDFHALNQKRARLWPHTMNATATHDTKRGEDTRVRIAVLSELPQEWERHLRSWYRLNAPLKKRVRRRMVPDKNDEYFLYQTLLGSWPLHPQEMEDYPQRIRDYAIKAVREAKVHTGWLKPDSAYEDAYLEFIDALFQEQHSFIEDFAPFQEKIAFFGMLNGLSQLLLKASSPGVPDFYQGCELWDLSLVDPDNRRPVDYPARHKTLSELRKSAKKNLTGLLAELRDDWQSGRIKLYLTWRCLQAREQQADLFSDGDYLPLEVEGKYAGHLLAYARCLESNAVVAVVPRLMTGLVDEGTWPLGEAIWGDTRIVLPGEMQGSWHDLLSGRSIEAGGHLGVGTLLQDLPLALLSRSPAKD
- a CDS encoding DUF3536 domain-containing protein, translated to MSDRYVCIHGHFYQPPRENPWLEDVELQDSAYPFHDWNERITTECYQANAASRILNHENLIVDISDNYEKISFNFGPTLLSWLEAHRPETYQAIIAADHKSREHFSGHGAALAQAYNHMIMPLANARDKRTQVRWGIQDFESRFGRKPEGMWLPETAVDLATLEVLAEHDISFTLLAPRQARAVRPLGEKSWQPLSEGGIDPRRAYLCRLPSGRSITIFFYDGAASQDVAFGGLLNDGENFSRRLLDGLAGGPDAALSHIATDGESYGHHHRYGDMALAYCLKNLEKEPNVKLTIYGEYLEKHPPQWEVRIHENSSWSCAHGIERWRADCGCNSGRPGAHQKWRAPLREALNWLRDQLAAQFERQMKHWTATPWEARDAYIDVILDRSEHHVNRFLAELCERDPIEEEKVTLLRLLEMQRHALLMFTSCGWFFDEVSGIETVQIMAYAGRAIQLAEEAGGANLEAAFLEKLARVPSNFKQYRHAANIYRRHVSTTRLDLERVAAHHAISCEFEENHNPQQVYSYEAVNLNYADYHAGRVRLGIGRTRVRSRITLNQGDFAFAVLHFGDHNLSAGVRAYPDEKSFTVMQKELRDAFERSDLPEVIRLIDRHFEQHNYTLWHLFKDEQRKVLNQIMQKPLEDLNRTYQQIYDNQFALLRFLNDIGVPAPRALTAPVEMVVTDRLKKLLTAGGQDLLTLRGLINEVERLSLKLDDPTLGLAAGEKIARQMSKLAKAPANLAFLITINETIELLQQLPISIDLWQAQNTYYAICRQLCPTLRNAYDRGNTTSSEWFEQFQQLGHSLNVGMI